In a single window of the Candidatus Poribacteria bacterium genome:
- a CDS encoding serine/threonine protein kinase yields MQIDQLILGKYRLLEFLNSGGFSSVFRAREEMTNRIVAIKALAKTAYPASRMKFLLTEFQAMSKIWGHPNIVSIHTVEPGEDDYVAWIVMEYVEGKSLHDLMQEGALNLTDTLNIGLDICRGLKAAHVHKIMHRDIKPQNILLTIKKEAKVADFSIARIFGETTEFAETMAGTRRYMAPEQHYGAYDYRADLYSTALILYQAITGRFPFSGENKEIDKKKAAGEIEEVHRCPEVLRNFLQKALHRQLLERHQSADEMYEELDRIRQDEYVKQVSQLIDASVNSNNPRIAEALEGYRKTFRLSLADAERMNQNLFFQRRQREENSKREKIVTQVQRHYTLATRYIENQDFRGVLSELHKASHLYIDDQDLTNTIDNLFDELSAANMVFPSRPTAEEIVALIQKLPENESDVLRTWLEHQISVPEETADITPIRPRVRATGSYRLVMEEASPKFLLDQVHSDIQYPHEIEAFRIFRQIQIYEQQGRTRQCHVLYRKLGRFYQRQANNFVKKDDLELVANCYTRARFAYTVAEKQRLARKNAKKGGIYYTRLARQFELQRSWEEAGKSYILAAYNHSYANLLLLVEECHRMAIVCYFNAAESAHLNNDLQTAYDFYALILAVGEKMSTPTKMVSEAQKLMSEIPVES; encoded by the coding sequence ATGCAGATTGATCAACTCATCTTAGGTAAATATAGATTGCTTGAGTTTCTCAATTCAGGGGGATTCTCTTCGGTTTTTCGCGCTCGCGAAGAAATGACAAATCGGATTGTTGCGATTAAAGCCTTGGCAAAAACTGCCTATCCCGCCAGTAGAATGAAGTTCTTGTTGACCGAGTTCCAAGCAATGTCGAAAATTTGGGGACATCCAAATATCGTCTCTATTCATACCGTCGAACCCGGCGAAGATGACTATGTTGCGTGGATAGTGATGGAATATGTCGAGGGTAAAAGTCTTCACGATCTCATGCAGGAGGGTGCACTTAATCTAACAGATACCCTCAATATCGGCTTAGACATTTGTCGCGGGCTGAAAGCGGCGCATGTACATAAAATTATGCATCGCGATATCAAACCTCAGAATATTTTACTCACAATCAAAAAAGAAGCAAAAGTCGCCGACTTTAGTATCGCTCGTATATTTGGCGAAACGACTGAATTCGCTGAAACCATGGCGGGCACCCGGCGCTATATGGCACCCGAACAGCACTACGGTGCTTATGATTATCGGGCAGATCTTTATTCCACAGCACTCATCTTGTATCAAGCGATAACCGGACGATTCCCATTTTCAGGTGAAAATAAGGAGATTGATAAAAAGAAAGCAGCCGGAGAAATAGAAGAAGTCCATAGATGTCCCGAGGTGCTCCGCAATTTCCTACAAAAAGCACTTCACCGACAACTCTTAGAACGCCATCAGAGTGCCGATGAAATGTATGAAGAACTGGATCGAATTCGCCAAGATGAGTATGTTAAACAGGTTTCTCAACTGATTGATGCGAGCGTTAACTCCAATAATCCAAGAATAGCAGAAGCACTGGAAGGATACCGGAAAACTTTTCGTCTCTCGCTGGCAGATGCCGAACGGATGAATCAAAACCTCTTTTTTCAACGACGGCAGCGAGAGGAAAATAGTAAACGCGAGAAGATCGTAACTCAGGTTCAAAGACACTATACGCTCGCCACACGTTACATCGAAAACCAAGACTTTCGAGGCGTACTATCGGAACTCCATAAAGCAAGCCATCTCTATATCGACGATCAGGACTTAACCAATACTATAGATAATTTGTTTGACGAACTCAGTGCCGCAAACATGGTCTTCCCATCACGCCCGACTGCTGAGGAAATTGTTGCCCTCATTCAGAAATTACCAGAGAATGAAAGTGATGTTCTTCGGACATGGCTGGAGCATCAAATATCGGTACCGGAAGAAACAGCAGATATAACACCCATACGCCCCCGCGTTAGGGCAACCGGCAGTTATCGACTTGTGATGGAGGAAGCTTCACCGAAATTCCTACTCGATCAGGTTCACAGTGACATCCAGTATCCACATGAGATAGAAGCGTTTCGTATCTTTCGGCAGATTCAAATCTATGAACAACAGGGGCGGACCCGACAATGCCACGTGCTTTATAGGAAGCTCGGTAGATTCTATCAAAGACAGGCTAACAACTTTGTCAAGAAAGACGATTTAGAACTCGTCGCTAACTGTTATACGCGCGCCCGCTTCGCTTACACGGTCGCAGAGAAACAGCGTCTCGCCAGAAAGAACGCCAAAAAGGGTGGGATTTATTACACGCGCTTGGCACGCCAATTTGAACTACAGCGTTCATGGGAAGAAGCAGGAAAATCTTACATCCTCGCCGCTTACAATCATAGCTACGCGAACTTGTTATTACTCGTAGAGGAATGCCATCGAATGGCAATCGTCTGTTATTTTAACGCTGCTGAAAGCGCACATCTCAATAATGATTTACAAACGGCTTATGACTTTTACGCGTTAATCTTGGCAGTCGGTGAAAAGATGTCTACACCGACAAAAATGGTAAGCGAAGCA
- the eda gene encoding bifunctional 4-hydroxy-2-oxoglutarate aldolase/2-dehydro-3-deoxy-phosphogluconate aldolase, with translation MTKLEQMQQIEACGIVAIIRANSADELIEAAAAIHAGGVDVIEVTMTTPNALQVINDVSTTYGDTVLVGAGSVLDAETARAVMLAGADFVVSPVTKPDVIEICNRYGKVVIPGAFTPTEILMAWETGADYVKVFPSSGVGADYIKDVKAPLPQIPLVPTGGINAENAADFISAGATALGVGSALVNNQLIAAGEFATLTERAENLVKEVQRARSSSNSV, from the coding sequence ATGACAAAATTAGAACAGATGCAACAGATCGAAGCGTGTGGTATTGTCGCTATTATTCGTGCCAATAGCGCAGATGAATTGATTGAAGCAGCGGCTGCGATTCATGCAGGGGGTGTTGACGTAATTGAAGTGACGATGACAACGCCGAACGCGTTACAGGTAATTAACGACGTTTCAACCACGTATGGGGATACCGTCCTCGTTGGTGCCGGATCGGTATTAGACGCAGAAACAGCACGCGCTGTGATGTTAGCAGGCGCTGACTTTGTTGTCAGTCCAGTTACGAAACCAGATGTAATCGAGATTTGTAACCGCTACGGTAAAGTTGTTATTCCCGGGGCATTTACCCCAACCGAAATCTTGATGGCATGGGAAACAGGGGCAGACTATGTAAAGGTGTTCCCATCAAGCGGTGTTGGTGCCGACTATATAAAAGATGTGAAGGCGCCGCTGCCACAAATCCCGCTGGTTCCAACAGGGGGCATCAATGCGGAAAACGCGGCTGATTTTATCAGTGCCGGGGCAACTGCTTTGGGAGTCGGAAGTGCGCTCGTTAACAACCAGCTCATTGCCGCTGGTGAATTCGCAACCCTCACGGAGAGAGCTGAGAACCTGGTTAAGGAGGTCCAACGCGCCCGTTCAAGTTCTAATTCAGTTTAG
- a CDS encoding HlyC/CorC family transporter, with the protein MEAVPLLPYLIGLAGLLVLSGFFSGSETALCALTRVQIERLRLEKGSASAIVNFVDNPRRLFITVLLGNNLVNVSFAILMLWLVKRVLPQYTEVIQFATATAASVILMLIFGEMTPKTFAIKHAEFFAKIAAPPLWIFSIIISPLRGLLRKIIDFLVPVFGGHPSPTEHLTARDFRNIVDTYHEEALPPDERKIVSNILQLRDIEAKEIMVPRTEVVAVPTSNTIQETLKQAKEYGFSRIPVYQEQIDNICGIFYVKDLALWRHADVHSLTIDAFLEKRDQMSEAPVNASLIREPFFVLQTRKIGALLLQLTREKTKTAILQDEYGGVSGIVTIEDVFEQVVGDIVDEHDKDDSPPDLVRHSETPLLLETSGRMSIRELNQQFELKLSENDVDTIGGYVLGLSGRIPSVGESYTDENGIEFEITATEGNAITGLSIKMPGTDGNQTDV; encoded by the coding sequence ATGGAAGCTGTTCCACTACTCCCCTATCTGATCGGTTTAGCAGGGTTACTCGTCCTCTCAGGCTTTTTCTCTGGCTCTGAGACGGCTTTATGCGCACTTACGCGTGTCCAAATTGAAAGGCTCCGTCTTGAAAAGGGCAGCGCGTCTGCAATTGTCAACTTTGTTGATAACCCACGCAGACTGTTTATCACCGTTCTCCTTGGTAACAATCTTGTCAATGTTTCCTTTGCAATTCTGATGCTATGGCTCGTTAAACGCGTGCTTCCGCAATACACAGAAGTGATTCAGTTTGCCACAGCCACAGCCGCCAGTGTCATCCTCATGCTCATTTTTGGTGAGATGACTCCGAAAACTTTCGCCATTAAGCATGCGGAATTTTTTGCGAAAATCGCGGCGCCCCCGCTATGGATATTTTCCATTATCATCTCGCCGTTACGTGGCTTGCTACGCAAAATTATTGACTTCCTCGTTCCAGTATTTGGCGGGCACCCTTCACCTACAGAACACCTCACGGCGAGAGACTTTCGGAATATTGTTGATACCTACCACGAAGAAGCACTCCCCCCCGATGAACGGAAAATTGTGAGCAATATTCTCCAATTACGTGACATTGAAGCAAAAGAGATTATGGTGCCACGAACCGAAGTCGTTGCAGTCCCAACATCAAACACTATTCAAGAAACATTAAAACAAGCAAAGGAATATGGATTTTCACGCATTCCGGTCTACCAAGAGCAAATTGATAATATCTGTGGCATCTTCTATGTCAAAGATTTAGCACTCTGGCGACACGCCGATGTGCATTCACTTACAATTGATGCTTTCCTCGAAAAACGGGACCAGATGTCAGAAGCCCCGGTTAACGCTTCCCTTATTCGTGAACCCTTCTTCGTCCTTCAGACTCGTAAGATCGGGGCATTGCTACTGCAACTCACCCGTGAAAAAACCAAAACGGCGATCCTTCAAGATGAGTACGGTGGCGTTTCAGGCATTGTCACTATCGAAGATGTCTTTGAGCAGGTCGTCGGAGACATTGTCGATGAACATGATAAAGACGATTCTCCACCTGATCTTGTTAGACACTCTGAAACCCCGTTGTTACTTGAAACTTCTGGGCGTATGAGTATTCGTGAGCTCAATCAGCAATTTGAACTAAAACTCAGCGAAAATGACGTAGACACTATTGGTGGTTATGTCCTTGGACTCTCTGGTCGCATTCCGTCTGTCGGCGAATCTTACACTGATGAGAACGGTATCGAATTTGAAATTACCGCTACAGAAGGCAATGCGATTACAGGTTTATCTATCAAAATGCCGGGGACCGATGGAAACCAAACTGACGTGTAA
- a CDS encoding HlyC/CorC family transporter, whose amino-acid sequence MNKFRINQLVESENTRASIVHRLIESPQRMLALTLVGTNLANVLIAQLGEGLVARGLPNLAVSLQGLIATAGITTLLLIFGEILPKTIFRVKADVLTLRYAYLLRLSEIVLAPLIYFVKTLTQFIVKLTDRGASTPSPDAQREELRILATMGERSGNLHTDQRRMIHSLLNLQNRTVAQVMVPLVDIVAIEKNTKCEDFLQVAADSGFSRIPVYEEHIYNSVGIVNLLDVIYNNVEPGTNSNHNEEPDTLPNTIEPFIRTVLHVPESKNINALLKEIQHTRHTMVFAVDEYGGTVGLVTIEDLVEEIVGEFADERDTPEFIRLITPQILECDARTEVDLLKEHYGLAIPEGDYETVAGYILDRTGTIPEIGAELDLDDSIITVIDADTRAIRKIRIRRRLGRFLNY is encoded by the coding sequence GTGAACAAATTCCGAATTAACCAACTTGTTGAATCGGAGAATACCAGAGCGAGCATCGTTCATCGTTTGATAGAATCGCCCCAGAGAATGCTCGCACTTACACTAGTCGGGACGAATCTTGCAAATGTGCTTATTGCCCAACTCGGTGAAGGACTCGTTGCCCGAGGACTCCCCAACCTTGCAGTAAGTTTGCAGGGACTCATTGCAACAGCTGGTATAACGACTCTACTCCTTATCTTTGGAGAAATCTTACCGAAAACTATCTTTCGTGTCAAGGCAGATGTCTTGACACTCCGCTATGCCTATCTCCTACGCCTTTCTGAAATAGTTTTAGCTCCCCTTATCTATTTTGTGAAAACTTTGACACAGTTTATCGTCAAACTCACAGATAGAGGAGCAAGTACACCGAGCCCTGATGCACAGCGTGAAGAACTACGAATTCTCGCAACAATGGGAGAACGTTCCGGCAACCTGCACACCGACCAGCGGCGTATGATTCATAGTCTGCTCAACCTACAAAATCGGACGGTCGCACAGGTCATGGTGCCACTTGTCGATATCGTTGCGATTGAGAAGAATACAAAATGCGAAGATTTTTTGCAAGTCGCGGCTGACTCCGGGTTCTCAAGAATTCCGGTCTACGAAGAACACATCTATAATAGCGTTGGGATTGTTAATCTCCTGGATGTTATTTATAATAACGTTGAACCAGGGACGAATTCAAACCACAACGAAGAACCAGATACCTTGCCTAATACGATTGAACCTTTCATCCGAACAGTGCTGCATGTCCCTGAATCTAAAAACATTAATGCGCTCCTCAAAGAGATCCAGCATACTCGGCATACAATGGTATTTGCTGTTGATGAATATGGCGGCACTGTTGGTCTTGTCACCATCGAAGACCTTGTTGAAGAAATTGTCGGCGAATTCGCTGATGAACGTGACACTCCCGAATTTATCCGCTTGATTACACCTCAGATCCTTGAATGTGATGCAAGAACTGAAGTAGATCTGCTCAAAGAACACTACGGACTCGCAATCCCCGAAGGTGATTATGAGACGGTTGCTGGCTATATTCTGGACCGGACTGGCACCATCCCAGAAATTGGTGCTGAACTTGACTTGGACGATTCTATCATCACAGTTATAGATGCTGACACACGTGCTATTCGCAAGATTCGCATTCGGCGACGCCTCGGGCGCTTTTTAAACTATTGA